One Ignisphaera sp. DNA window includes the following coding sequences:
- a CDS encoding metalloprotease family protein has product MAKLKIFAYLCMGFATSLVTSKMMNMEQTVIAMVSLPLIGLLHELIHLMMINVVRAQYKFMLRGLYVGFNVSVEGVEDFIAIALAPQAISLLLAILYIFTYSNVPLVLMIVHIAISAEDLHKSIKYVRQVLY; this is encoded by the coding sequence ATGGCGAAACTAAAAATATTTGCATATCTATGTATGGGTTTTGCAACGTCGCTGGTCACATCAAAAATGATGAATATGGAGCAGACAGTCATTGCCATGGTTTCTCTACCACTTATAGGACTGTTACATGAATTAATACATTTAATGATGATTAATGTTGTTAGAGCACAATACAAATTCATGTTAAGGGGCCTCTACGTCGGGTTTAATGTTAGTGTCGAGGGTGTCGAAGATTTCATTGCTATTGCATTAGCTCCACAAGCAATTAGCTTACTTCTTGCAATACTATATATATTCACCTATTCTAATGTTCCACTAGTTCTAATGATTGTCCACATAGCTATTTCAGCAGAGGATTTACACAAAAGTATTAAGTATGTTAGACAAGTTCTTTACTAG
- a CDS encoding 4Fe-4S binding protein, which translates to MSASTKRLASWREIPIGGAITEPGNSVKRPTGDWRVFKPVINQERCVRCYLCWVFCPEPAIKILDKPYKTASGREWKITFEVDYDFCKGCGICVEECPVKAIDFIEEVK; encoded by the coding sequence GTGAGCGCAAGCACAAAAAGATTAGCTAGCTGGAGAGAGATCCCAATTGGAGGAGCAATTACAGAGCCTGGTAACAGCGTTAAAAGACCTACCGGCGATTGGAGGGTTTTCAAACCTGTGATAAACCAGGAAAGGTGTGTTAGATGCTACCTCTGCTGGGTCTTCTGCCCAGAACCAGCTATAAAAATACTTGACAAACCATATAAGACGGCAAGTGGTAGAGAGTGGAAGATAACTTTTGAGGTAGACTATGATTTCTGTAAGGGATGTGGAATATGCGTAGAGGAGTGCCCAGTCAAAGCAATAGACTTTATTGAAGAGGTGAAGTAG
- a CDS encoding CDP-2,3-bis-(O-geranylgeranyl)-sn-glycerol synthase → MLKELADVIWIVLPAYVANGAPVVAAKLLLKLGLRRHPIDFGKNFLDGKRIFGDSKSWEGLVAGIIGGVLTGFVQSSLTNNLIVKGILTGFVLGLGAMMGDLIGAFIKRRLGLRPGEPLPLVDQLLFLVVALFLGIACKLIVITYEMWLYALLLTLLLHILTNYIAYLLKLKNVPW, encoded by the coding sequence TTGCTCAAAGAGCTAGCTGATGTTATTTGGATTGTTTTACCGGCATATGTAGCAAATGGGGCACCTGTCGTAGCGGCAAAGCTTCTATTGAAGCTTGGTCTAAGAAGACATCCAATAGACTTTGGCAAGAATTTTCTAGATGGTAAGAGGATATTTGGTGATAGCAAGAGCTGGGAGGGATTAGTTGCTGGTATAATTGGAGGTGTTTTGACAGGTTTTGTTCAAAGCTCTTTAACGAATAACTTGATTGTGAAGGGCATATTAACGGGTTTTGTTTTGGGCCTTGGAGCTATGATGGGAGATCTAATCGGTGCATTCATTAAAAGAAGGTTGGGTCTGAGACCAGGCGAGCCTTTGCCATTAGTTGATCAGCTACTATTTTTGGTTGTGGCACTATTCCTTGGCATAGCATGCAAACTTATTGTGATAACCTATGAAATGTGGTTATATGCATTGTTATTAACATTGTTGTTGCATATTCTAACAAATTATATTGCATATCTTTTGAAGCTAAAGAATGTTCCTTGGTAA
- a CDS encoding 2-oxoacid:acceptor oxidoreductase family protein has protein sequence MNLKRVEIRWHGRGGQGAVTASMILAEAAIYQGKYAQAFPEFGAERRGAPVRAYTRVSEEPILSRAPIIEPDVVVVLDPSLDKSLYIGGLKSNGVLVINTRKSIGDIVKDIGRSDIKIARVDATKIALEVLKAPFVNMAMLGAVAKAVPIVDTAHIEEAIKENFRPKIAEANIQAMRRAFNEVEIS, from the coding sequence TTGAATTTAAAGCGTGTTGAAATCAGATGGCATGGTCGTGGAGGGCAGGGAGCTGTAACAGCCTCCATGATACTTGCTGAAGCTGCTATATACCAAGGAAAGTATGCACAAGCATTTCCAGAGTTTGGCGCAGAGAGAAGAGGAGCTCCTGTGAGAGCATATACCAGGGTATCGGAAGAACCTATTCTCTCAAGAGCGCCAATCATAGAACCAGATGTTGTAGTTGTTCTCGATCCATCTCTAGATAAATCGCTTTACATCGGCGGTCTAAAAAGCAATGGTGTTTTGGTTATAAATACTAGGAAGAGTATAGGTGATATTGTGAAGGATATTGGTAGAAGCGATATTAAGATTGCTCGTGTAGATGCAACAAAAATAGCTTTAGAGGTTTTGAAGGCACCTTTCGTCAATATGGCCATGTTAGGCGCAGTAGCTAAGGCAGTTCCAATTGTTGATACAGCTCATATCGAAGAAGCGATAAAAGAGAACTTTAGACCCAAGATAGCAGAGGCAAATATACAAGCAATGAGAAGAGCATTCAACGAGGTGGAGATTTCGTGA